A single Oscillospiraceae bacterium DNA region contains:
- a CDS encoding ComEC/Rec2 family competence protein produces MKIRLFAWSGLAGLGALIAVAYFATDFIALAAGVLLILTAVVLLCFKRTRGLPFNIVFIIIGLLLCMFYVQQQFFRKPVTSLAGKAYTITGWVASDTENAGNIKRFTLKTECVIDENGNTDLPQHFFIILYSVETAAFGDTVTAKIELHSPNVYRGFDLVETYASKGIFVTGTCYEGFTDVEHTDGHKVAKLLQSVRIFVRTHADSAFNGRDSAFVKAILIGDDSGISQEDYDLIRDAGVIHLLVVSGSHTTFFALAVFFVLRHLRLKRWLSSILTMSFLLFYMALLGFAPSVTRAGIMTVLLFLGQMLWRSSDPLNSLGVSVALMLFIRPYFCFDVGFLLSVSATFGILLFMNQYNEGIKNFCFNRVPKLLSRITYYILSSLIVSFAASLFVLPILLAFFGEINTMASLSTLLLGPVAAIMLPVFILAVFGANIPVIGLILKGSSKILINAFYFVVKKIAALPFTTLPSGYRILSFVIIIALIGFIICMLTGAIRKKTLLCILCAVLVVSGGVVGQICLNYETVTTAIFSDESGSALAIRDGVGYIIIGCGNNGFAKDELEAHVKKYSKNANLMLVLPSPQSVYAIEPEGLTDLLLAQNIVAFEPTDEEIETVISDHISVDCYGHGTYEIYLFENGFYVEIITDNKSAILVGGNPVLPNRHYDYGFILDGKCKCVPDCTTLMTVSENPPENAFTFPEDKLITVKTKPNGLFVGAESFWN; encoded by the coding sequence TGTTTTATGTGCAGCAGCAGTTTTTTCGTAAACCGGTCACTTCGCTCGCGGGAAAGGCCTATACCATCACCGGTTGGGTTGCCTCAGACACCGAAAACGCCGGAAATATCAAAAGGTTCACTTTAAAAACCGAGTGTGTAATTGATGAAAACGGAAATACCGATCTCCCGCAGCATTTTTTTATTATATTATATTCCGTTGAAACCGCCGCTTTCGGAGACACCGTAACCGCAAAAATAGAATTGCATTCACCTAATGTTTACAGAGGTTTTGATCTGGTTGAAACTTATGCCTCAAAGGGTATTTTCGTGACCGGCACTTGCTATGAGGGTTTTACCGATGTGGAACACACCGACGGTCACAAGGTTGCAAAGCTTTTACAGTCGGTCCGAATTTTTGTACGCACCCATGCCGATTCGGCCTTCAACGGTCGGGACAGCGCTTTTGTCAAAGCGATTCTGATCGGGGATGACTCGGGCATATCTCAGGAAGATTATGATCTCATCCGGGACGCGGGTGTCATCCATCTGCTCGTGGTCTCAGGTTCGCACACCACCTTTTTTGCACTGGCTGTTTTTTTCGTATTGCGCCACCTCCGTTTAAAACGCTGGCTCTCGTCGATTTTAACCATGTCGTTTTTATTATTTTACATGGCACTGTTGGGATTCGCTCCTTCGGTGACGAGAGCGGGCATCATGACGGTTTTGTTATTTTTAGGGCAAATGCTCTGGCGAAGCTCCGATCCGCTGAACTCATTGGGCGTCTCGGTGGCGTTAATGCTGTTTATCCGACCCTATTTTTGCTTTGACGTCGGATTTTTGCTTTCGGTGAGCGCCACATTCGGCATCCTGCTGTTTATGAATCAATATAACGAGGGTATTAAAAACTTCTGTTTCAATCGAGTTCCGAAGTTACTATCGCGGATTACCTATTACATATTGAGTTCACTTATCGTCAGTTTCGCCGCTTCGTTGTTCGTCCTGCCGATTTTGCTTGCGTTCTTCGGAGAAATCAATACCATGGCCTCTCTCTCTACGCTTTTGCTCGGTCCGGTCGCCGCCATAATGCTTCCGGTCTTTATTCTTGCGGTTTTCGGAGCAAACATTCCGGTTATCGGTTTAATTTTGAAAGGCTCCTCAAAGATTCTGATCAACGCCTTTTACTTCGTGGTTAAAAAAATTGCCGCTCTGCCCTTTACAACGCTTCCGTCGGGATATCGGATTTTATCTTTTGTGATTATTATCGCGCTGATCGGGTTTATCATCTGCATGCTCACCGGTGCGATCAGAAAAAAGACGCTACTTTGCATTTTATGTGCGGTGTTGGTTGTGAGCGGCGGAGTCGTCGGCCAGATTTGCCTGAATTATGAGACCGTGACGACAGCGATTTTTTCCGACGAAAGCGGCAGCGCGCTTGCAATCCGGGACGGCGTGGGGTATATTATAATCGGGTGCGGAAACAACGGTTTTGCAAAGGACGAGCTCGAAGCCCATGTGAAAAAATACAGCAAAAACGCGAATTTGATGTTAGTGCTTCCGAGTCCACAATCGGTTTATGCCATTGAACCGGAAGGTCTGACGGATTTACTCCTTGCGCAGAATATTGTCGCGTTTGAGCCGACCGATGAGGAAATTGAAACCGTAATTTCCGATCACATCTCGGTCGACTGTTACGGGCACGGTACATACGAGATTTACCTGTTCGAGAACGGATTTTATGTCGAGATTATAACCGATAATAAAAGTGCGATCTTGGTCGGCGGCAATCCTGTTTTACCGAATAGGCATTATGATTACGGCTTCATTTTAGATGGCAAATGCAAATGTGTCCCCGACTGCACCACGCTGATGACCGTCTCGGAGAACCCGCCCGAAAATGCTTTCACCTTCCCCGAAGATAAATTGATTACCGTTAAAACAAAGCCTAATGGGCTTTTTGTCGGCGCAGAGTCGTTTTGGAATTGA
- the holA gene encoding DNA polymerase III subunit delta has protein sequence MRIESETELNKLIKAQNMPNFWLFFGDEELLKSRYVKTLVSKNLTDEAKQVDLSPFDAPFLVMDELIGCLQSFPLMSAHRVAVLTGLAPDTLTSEDFETLVAVIQDLSPSSILIISAADGVTEKQPRMKKMTSIAEKKGAAVYLTARKKSDLVRFVKSELAKYNADAENFVCYKIIDFCRQDMQQIENECAKLGAYASGGMVTQDDAEFFINLPFEESVFDLVRCLIGKNNQIAVKKLNILLENGTKPLEAITAIISVYSDLQKAAVAQKNGISLPQATADFGYNEKKQTFRLERAWNQTNRLRSGYAFECLTLALDADRYCKSKKADYETVLVKLVADLCSVPA, from the coding sequence ATGAGAATTGAATCGGAAACCGAACTGAATAAGCTGATCAAAGCGCAGAATATGCCGAATTTTTGGCTGTTCTTCGGCGACGAGGAACTTTTAAAAAGCCGGTACGTCAAAACGCTGGTCTCGAAGAATTTGACCGATGAGGCCAAACAGGTGGATTTAAGCCCGTTCGACGCGCCGTTTTTGGTGATGGACGAGCTGATCGGCTGTCTTCAGAGTTTTCCGCTGATGTCGGCGCACAGGGTTGCGGTTTTAACCGGACTTGCGCCCGACACGCTGACCTCCGAGGATTTTGAAACACTGGTTGCGGTGATCCAAGACCTCTCGCCTTCCTCGATTTTGATTATTTCCGCCGCGGACGGTGTGACCGAAAAGCAGCCTCGCATGAAAAAAATGACCTCAATCGCCGAAAAAAAAGGCGCGGCAGTATATCTTACAGCGCGTAAAAAGAGCGACCTTGTTCGGTTTGTCAAATCGGAACTGGCCAAATACAATGCTGATGCGGAGAATTTCGTCTGTTATAAAATCATCGATTTCTGCCGTCAGGATATGCAACAGATCGAAAACGAATGCGCAAAGCTTGGTGCATATGCCTCGGGCGGAATGGTTACGCAGGACGATGCAGAATTTTTCATCAATCTGCCGTTCGAGGAATCGGTATTTGACCTGGTGCGCTGCCTCATCGGTAAAAACAACCAGATCGCCGTGAAAAAACTGAACATTTTGCTTGAAAACGGCACAAAACCTCTTGAGGCGATTACAGCAATTATCAGTGTTTATTCAGATCTTCAAAAAGCTGCTGTCGCCCAGAAAAACGGCATATCTTTGCCTCAGGCGACAGCGGATTTCGGCTATAACGAGAAGAAGCAGACTTTTCGCCTTGAGCGCGCCTGGAATCAAACTAATCGGCTGCGCAGCGGATATGCGTTCGAATGCTTAACGCTCGCTTTGGACGCCGATCGGTATTGCAAGAGCAAAAAAGCCGATTATGAAACCGTTTTGGTCAAGCTCGTGGCCGATCTCTGCTCGGTGCCTGCTTAA
- a CDS encoding DUF4093 domain-containing protein has product MIHIKEILLVEGKYDKIKLQNVTDANIITLDGFSVFKNDEKIAALHALADKRGLLVLTDSDAAGFKLRAYINGRIPKEKVKHAYIPDVFGKERRKQTASKEGKLGVEGIDTAVLEEILTPFAAESSAPLQSLTKADLYADGLTGKPDSAQRRRAFAIAVGLPARIGSNALLEFINAMLTKEQYKAIIAQLKV; this is encoded by the coding sequence ATGATCCATATTAAAGAGATTCTCCTCGTCGAGGGAAAATACGATAAAATTAAGCTGCAGAACGTGACCGACGCCAACATCATAACGCTTGATGGCTTTTCGGTATTTAAGAACGACGAGAAAATCGCCGCGCTGCATGCGCTTGCAGACAAGCGCGGACTGTTGGTTTTGACCGATTCCGACGCCGCCGGATTCAAACTGCGCGCGTATATCAACGGGCGCATTCCCAAAGAGAAAGTCAAACACGCCTACATCCCCGATGTGTTCGGCAAAGAAAGACGCAAGCAAACAGCCTCAAAAGAAGGGAAACTCGGTGTCGAGGGCATTGACACCGCCGTTTTAGAGGAGATTTTAACGCCGTTTGCCGCCGAAAGCTCTGCACCGCTCCAATCGCTGACCAAGGCCGATCTCTATGCCGACGGGCTGACCGGAAAACCCGACAGTGCACAAAGGCGCAGGGCGTTCGCCATTGCCGTCGGACTCCCGGCACGCATCGGTTCAAACGCCTTGCTCGAATTTATCAATGCCATGCTGACCAAAGAACAATATAAAGCGATTATTGCTCAGTTAAAGGTTTGA
- a CDS encoding phosphodiester glycosidase family protein yields MFKKPYRWAALYAAVLILFTLYAVLDTFVIPRTYAVVEPNSQTESSLSYSSSSAVNDNNSSSSSAETVSQSESSKSSVVTDPIVTASSYQDANISIKITAYRKYGTDIYVADVVVSDASYLKTAFAQSTFGRNITEKTSVIAGETNAILAINGDYYGARKTGYIIRNGAIYRSTSYDSSQQDLVIYADGSFGIITEGEISVEKLLQNGAVQVLSFGPALIQNGAVAVSKNEEVDKAMISNPRTVLCMIDDLHYLLVVADGRTSESTGLSLYEMAQFLQTLGVKTAYNLDGGGSSTMVFNGKVINNPTTNGRQITERSVSDIVCIGY; encoded by the coding sequence ATGTTTAAAAAGCCATATCGTTGGGCGGCGCTTTACGCCGCAGTACTGATCTTATTCACCCTGTATGCGGTGCTGGACACTTTCGTCATTCCCAGAACCTATGCTGTCGTAGAACCGAATTCGCAGACGGAAAGCAGTTTATCATATTCTTCAAGCTCCGCAGTGAATGATAATAATTCATCTTCATCTTCAGCGGAAACCGTTTCTCAATCCGAGTCATCAAAATCCTCCGTCGTTACCGATCCGATTGTCACCGCCAGTTCCTATCAAGATGCAAACATCAGCATTAAAATTACCGCATACCGCAAATACGGCACTGATATTTATGTGGCTGATGTCGTCGTTTCTGACGCAAGCTATTTGAAAACGGCATTTGCTCAAAGCACCTTCGGCAGAAACATCACCGAAAAGACCTCGGTAATTGCCGGAGAGACCAATGCAATTTTAGCGATCAACGGGGATTATTACGGCGCACGAAAAACCGGTTACATCATCCGCAACGGCGCCATATACCGCAGCACTTCGTACGATTCTTCGCAGCAGGATCTCGTCATCTATGCAGACGGTTCGTTTGGTATCATTACCGAAGGTGAGATAAGCGTGGAGAAGTTATTACAAAACGGCGCAGTACAAGTGCTCTCGTTCGGTCCTGCATTGATTCAGAACGGAGCAGTCGCGGTCAGCAAAAACGAGGAAGTCGATAAAGCCATGATCAGCAACCCGAGGACTGTACTCTGCATGATCGACGATCTGCACTATCTGTTGGTCGTCGCAGACGGCCGCACAAGCGAAAGCACCGGACTCTCACTTTACGAAATGGCGCAGTTTCTCCAAACTCTCGGCGTCAAAACCGCTTATAACCTCGACGGCGGCGGTTCCTCGACGATGGTATTTAACGGTAAAGTTATTAATAATCCCACTACGAACGGGAGACAGATTACCGAAAGGAGCGTGAGCGACATTGTCTGCATCGGTTATTGA
- a CDS encoding bifunctional glycosyltransferase family 2/GtrA family protein, giving the protein MRIALVPAYEPEQLLVGLTERLLESGFQTVVIDDGSGDAYGQIFSAAGKHAVVLAHDKNKGKGSAIKTGLAYIKETFPASSVIVTLDADGQHRIEDAIRVCEQAEADDHCLVLGCRSLKKMPARSRFGNTVTRFIFHMSTGVKVSDTQTGLRAFSAALIPFMQSIEGERYEYEMNVLLECCRNEIPFKEVEIETIYFENNAHSHFSTIRDSYRVYRDIFKFAASSFTGFIIDYALYSLLATLTSGWAIGVPFSNITARIVSASANFAINKRFVFKNKDSAVKTGAQYFLLAACIMLINTVLLTLLVDNAGVNRYVGKIFTEITFFLFSWIVQRFVIFKKKKHVDRAGE; this is encoded by the coding sequence ATGAGAATCGCCTTAGTTCCCGCATACGAACCGGAGCAGCTGCTCGTCGGCCTGACAGAGCGGCTTCTGGAGTCCGGCTTTCAAACGGTTGTCATCGACGACGGCAGCGGCGATGCTTACGGGCAGATATTTTCGGCGGCAGGAAAACACGCCGTCGTTTTGGCACATGATAAAAATAAAGGAAAAGGCAGCGCGATCAAAACAGGGCTTGCTTATATCAAAGAGACTTTTCCTGCGTCCAGCGTCATCGTGACGCTGGACGCAGACGGTCAGCACAGAATCGAGGATGCGATCCGGGTCTGCGAACAAGCGGAAGCAGATGATCATTGCCTTGTTCTCGGCTGTCGGTCACTTAAAAAGATGCCTGCGCGCAGCCGGTTCGGCAACACGGTTACACGGTTTATTTTTCATATGTCAACCGGTGTCAAAGTCAGTGATACCCAGACAGGCCTTCGGGCTTTTTCGGCGGCGTTAATCCCGTTTATGCAGAGTATCGAGGGCGAGCGGTACGAATATGAGATGAACGTGCTGTTAGAGTGTTGCCGAAATGAGATACCGTTCAAGGAGGTTGAAATCGAGACCATCTATTTTGAAAACAACGCGCATTCCCATTTCAGCACCATCCGCGACTCTTATCGGGTCTATCGCGACATTTTCAAATTTGCCGCTTCGTCTTTCACGGGATTTATCATCGATTATGCGTTATACAGCTTGCTTGCGACTTTGACTTCAGGCTGGGCAATCGGCGTTCCGTTTTCGAATATCACTGCGCGGATTGTCAGCGCAAGCGCCAATTTTGCTATTAATAAGCGCTTTGTTTTTAAGAACAAAGACAGTGCGGTCAAAACCGGAGCACAGTATTTTCTCCTCGCCGCCTGCATCATGCTGATCAACACGGTTTTGTTGACATTGTTGGTCGACAACGCAGGCGTCAACCGGTATGTCGGAAAGATTTTTACCGAAATCACATTTTTCCTTTTCAGTTGGATTGTACAGCGCTTCGTGATTTTTAAAAAGAAAAAGCACGTGGATAGGGCGGGGGAATAA
- a CDS encoding TetR-like C-terminal domain-containing protein — protein MKSEKDDRRVKYTKMVLKDSFIKLLEKKDISQITIKEICEDADINRATFYAHYNDQYDLMRKIEEELLENVSSYLSDYMQSKPSVDFVGMIEKILEYIKENAGLCKLLLGERGDLDFQKRIMMFVYDKNINQLISNDAILKEDADYIYSFTITGCVGMIQKWLEGDMKKTARSIAEMLVKITTGIPQSYLKNKI, from the coding sequence ATGAAGAGCGAAAAAGACGACCGCAGGGTAAAGTATACAAAAATGGTATTAAAAGACAGCTTTATCAAACTGCTCGAAAAAAAGGACATCTCCCAGATCACCATCAAGGAAATCTGCGAAGACGCCGACATTAACCGTGCGACTTTTTACGCGCATTATAACGACCAATACGACTTGATGCGCAAAATTGAAGAAGAGCTGCTCGAAAACGTGAGTTCGTATCTCTCCGATTATATGCAGAGCAAGCCGAGCGTCGATTTTGTCGGCATGATTGAAAAAATTTTGGAGTACATCAAAGAAAACGCTGGGCTTTGCAAGTTGCTTTTAGGCGAGCGGGGCGACCTGGATTTTCAAAAACGGATCATGATGTTTGTCTATGACAAAAACATCAATCAACTCATCAGCAACGACGCCATTCTGAAAGAAGATGCCGATTATATTTATTCATTCACCATCACCGGCTGTGTGGGTATGATCCAAAAATGGCTCGAGGGAGACATGAAAAAGACCGCGCGTTCCATCGCCGAGATGTTAGTCAAGATCACAACGGGAATTCCGCAGTCCTACTTAAAAAACAAAATATAA